A window of Mangifera indica cultivar Alphonso chromosome 13, CATAS_Mindica_2.1, whole genome shotgun sequence contains these coding sequences:
- the LOC123194510 gene encoding arginine--tRNA ligase, chloroplastic/mitochondrial-like isoform X2 gives MAKEEANVGNVKRQLAKLFEESLKITVPNEPDVEPLVAACTAKFGDYQCNNAMGLWSKIKGKGTEFRGPPSVGQAIMKNLPLSEMIESCSVAGPGFVNVVLAKNWIAKTIQKMLIDGIETWAPRLHVKKAVVDFSSPNIAKEMHVGHLRSTIIGDSLARMLEFSNVEVLRRNHVGDWGTQFGMLIEYLFEKFPNFEDVNETAIGDLQAFYKASKQRFDSDPAFKERAQKAVVRLQGGEPKYYQAWAQICEISRREFDKVYQRLRVQLEEKGESFYNPYIPGVIEALTKLGLVEESQGARVIFIEGVNIPLIVVKSDGGFNYASTDLAALWYRLNEEKAEWIIYVTDVGQQQHFDMVFSAAKRAGWLPSDGSTYPKASHVGFGLVLGEDGKRFRTRSSEVVRLVDLLDEAKSRSKATLIERGKAEEWTADELEQTAEAVGYGAVKYADLKNNRLTNYTFNFDQMLNDKGNTAVYLLYAHARICSIIRKSGKDIEELKKMGSLVLNHADERALGLHLLQFSEVVEEACSNLLPNVLCEYLYNLSEYFTKFYSNCQVVGSAEETSRLLLCEATATVMRKCFYLLGIVPVYKI, from the exons ATGGCTAAG GAAGAAGCAAATGTGGGCAATGTAAAGCGACAATTAGCTAAACTGTTTGAGGAATCACTTAAAATAACGGTACCTAATGAGCCAGATGTAGAACCATTAGTTGCTGCCTGCACTGCTAAATTCGGTGATTACCAATG CAATAATGCCATGGGTCTATGGTCCAAAATCAAAGGAAAGGGTACTGAGTTTAGGGGTCCCCCATCAGTTGGACAG GCCATCATGAAAAATCTTCCTCTGTCTGAAATGATAGAATCTTGCTCTGTGGCAGGACCTGGATTTGTGAATGTTGTGTTAGCAAAGAATTGGATAGCTAAG ACTATTCAGAAGATGCTAATTGATGGTATTGAAACATGGGCACCAAGGCTTCATGTAAAAAAGGCCGTGGTCGACTTTTCCTCACCTAATATTGCAAAAGAAATGCACGTTGGTCATTTGAGATCTACTATTATCGGTGACTCACTAGCCCGAATGCTTGAATTTTCCAATGTTGAAGTTCTTAGGCGGAATCATGTTGGTGACTGGGGTACACAG TTTGGTATGCTGATTGAATATCTCTTCGAGAAGTTTCCAAATTTTGAAGATGTTAATGAAACTGCCATTGGAGATTTACAG GCATTCTACAAGGCATCCAAACAGCGATTTGACTCTGATCCTGCTTTTAAGGAGAGAGCGCAAAAGGCTGTGGTTCGGCTCCAG GGCGGGGAACCCAAGTATTACCAGGCTTGGGCACAGATATGTGAGATCAGTCGAAGAGAGTTTGATAAGGTCTATCAACGGCTTAGAGTTCAGCTAGAGGAGaag GGGGAAAGTTTTTATAATCCGTATATTCCTGGGGTGATTGAGGCATTGACGAAGCTAGGGTTAGTTGAAGAAAGTCAGGGTGCTCGTGTGATCTTTATTGAAGGGGTTAACATACCTCTCATTGTTGTTAAGAGTGATGGTGGTTTCAACTATGCTTCAACAGATCTAGCTGCACTCTG GTATCGTCTTAATGAAGAGAAGGCTGAATGGATTATTTATGTTACTGATGTTGGTCAGCAGCAACATTTTGATATGGTGTTCAGC GCTGCCAAACGTGCTGGTTGGCTTCCATCTGATGGTAGTACTTATCCTAAAGCTAGCCATGTGGGTTTTGGCCTTGTTCTTGGAGAAGATGGCAAGCGTTTTCGGACTCGTAGCAGTGAAGTAGTTCGGTTAGTTGATTTACTTGATGAAGCCAAGAGTCGCAGTAAAGCAACACTAATTGAGCGTG GTAAGGCTGAAGAATGGACTGCGGATGAGCTGGAGCAAACTGCTGAGGCAGTTGGTTATGGTGCTGTTAA GTACGCTGACCTGAAGAACAACAGATTGACcaattatacatttaattttgatCAGATGCTTAATGATAAG GGAAATACTGCTGTTTATTTGCTGTATGCTCATGCACGGATTTGTTCCATCATCAGGAAATCTGGCAAAGATATTGAAGAGTTGAAGAAG ATGGGATCATTAGTGTTGAATCATGCGGATGAGCGTGCGTTGGGACTTCATTTGCTACAATTTTCTGAG GTTGTTGAGGAGGCCTGCTCTAATCTTCTGCCGAACGTCTTGTGTGAATATCTTTACAATTTATCTGAATActtcacaaaattttattccaATTGTCAG GTTGTTGGGTCAGCTGAGGAAACAAGCAGACTTTTACTTTGTGAAGCAACAGCAACAGTTATGAGGAAATGCTTTTATCTTCTTGGGATTGTGCCCGTTTACAAGATATGA
- the LOC123194507 gene encoding mitogen-activated protein kinase kinase 6 has translation MKTKKPLKQLKLSVPAQETPITSFLTASGTFHDGDLLLNQKGLRLISEEKESRASDGKELDVEFSLEDLETIKVIGKGSGGVVQLVRHKWIGRLFALKVIQMNIQEEIRKQIVQELKINRASQCSHVVVCYHSFYHNGVISLVLEYMDRGSLADVIRQVKTILEPYLAVVCKQVLQGLVYLHNERHVIHRDIKPSNLLVNHKGEVKITDFGVSAMLASSMGQRDTFVGTYNYMSPERISGSTYDYSSDIWSLGMVVLECAIGRFPYIVSEDQQSWPSFYELLEAIVESPPPTAPPDQFSPEFCSFVSSCIQKDPRDRSSSLDLLSHPFIKKFEDKDIDLGILVGSLEPPVNYPR, from the exons ATGAAGACCAAGAAGCCACTGAAACAACTCAAACTCTCTGTTCCAGCTCAAGAAACCCCTATCACTTCCTTCTT GACTGCGAGTGGCACGTTTCATGATGGCGATTTGCTTTTGAATCAGAAAGGTTTGCGCCTCATTTCTGAAGAAAAAGAATCCCGT GCTTCCGATGGCAAGGAGCTTGATGTTGAGTTCTCTTTGGAAGATCTGGAGACAATCAAAGTGATTGGAAAGGGAAGTGGCGGTGTAGTACAACTTGTTCGCCATAAATGGATTGGAAGATTGTTTGCATTGAAG GTCATACAGATGAACATACAAGAGGAGATCCGCAAACAGATTGTGCAAGAGCTGAAAATAAATCGGGCATCGCAATGCTCCCATGTAGTAGTTTGCTACCACTCTTTTTATCACAATGGAGTTATTTCTCTTGTGCTAGAGTATATGGACCGTGGTTCGCTGGCAGATGTGATCCGTCAAGTTAAAACAATTCTTGAACCATACCTTGCCGTTGTGTGTAAGCAG GTTTTGCAAGGTCTCGTGTACTTGCACAATGAAAGACACGTAATACACAGGGACATAAAACCATCCAATTTACTGGTAAATCATAAAGGTGAAGTGAAGATTACTGATTTTGGTGTCAGTGCAATGCTAGCTAGCTCTATGGGTCAAAGGGATACATTTGTTGGAACTTACAATTATATGTCG CCAGAAAGAATTAGCGGGAGCACTTATGACTATAGCAGTGATATATGGAGTTTGGGCATGGTAGTACTTGAGTGTGCTATTGGGCGTTTCCCTTATATTGTATCTGAAGACCAGCAAAGCTGGCCTAGCTTTTATGAGCTGTTGGAAGCAATTGTAGAAAGCCCACCACCAACTGCTCCACCAGATCAATTCTCACCGGAATTTTGTTCATTTGTATCATCCTG CATACAGAAGGATCCTCGAGATAGATCATCATCTTTGGACCTCTTG AGTCACCCTTTCATCAAAAAGTTTGAAGACAAGGACATTGATCTTGGTATTTTGGTTGGTAGCTTGGAACCTCCTGTTAATTATCCAAGGTAG
- the LOC123194508 gene encoding uncharacterized protein LOC123194508, whose protein sequence is MDGSNQIFEHLSLKKKPDDKWVITEDGKENSESVSSVESLEDSTNSASSSLHSSELMEDASSLGSCTSSSSSSNGPLYELSELVAQLPIKRGLSKFYEGKSQSFTSLASVKSLEDLVKKGAPCRLKMKSCKSYAAGLDCHKKPYSPKATISKKPSTIRGSFLSSIGRNNLVSACRPSLRKNF, encoded by the exons ATGGATGGCAGCAACCAGATATTTGAACATCTGAGTTTGAAGAAAAAACCAGATGATAAGTGGGTGATTACAGAAGATGGTAAAGAAAATTCTGAGTCAGTTTCATCTGTTGAATCCTTAGAAGATTCAACAAACTCTGCTTCTTCTTCATTGCATTCATCAGAGTTGATGGAGGATGCCTCTTCTTTGGGATCATGtacatcttcttcatcatcttcaaatGGACCTTTGTATGAATTATCAGAGCTTGTTGCTCAACTCCCCATCAA AAGGGGGCTTTCAAAGTTTTATGAGGGGAAGTCTCAATCTTTTACATCTTTAGCAAGTGTGAAGAGCCTAGAAGATCTTGTGAAGAAGGGGGCTCCTTGTAGATTAAAAATGAAGTCATGCAAGAGCTATGCAGCTGGTTTAGATTGCCACAAGAAGCCATACAGTCCCAAGGCTACCATCTCAAAGAAGCCTTCGACTATCAGGGGATCCTTTTTATCATCGATAGGTAGAAATAATTTGGTGAGTGCTTGCAGGCCGTCACTACGGAAGAACTTTTGA
- the LOC123194510 gene encoding arginine--tRNA ligase, cytoplasmic-like isoform X1: MIAIGSLTLLLAPVSSSSFLSLNRLSSFHSSSSLSASDLLRATSRRLALATKTRTVASMAKEEANVGNVKRQLAKLFEESLKITVPNEPDVEPLVAACTAKFGDYQCNNAMGLWSKIKGKGTEFRGPPSVGQAIMKNLPLSEMIESCSVAGPGFVNVVLAKNWIAKTIQKMLIDGIETWAPRLHVKKAVVDFSSPNIAKEMHVGHLRSTIIGDSLARMLEFSNVEVLRRNHVGDWGTQFGMLIEYLFEKFPNFEDVNETAIGDLQAFYKASKQRFDSDPAFKERAQKAVVRLQGGEPKYYQAWAQICEISRREFDKVYQRLRVQLEEKGESFYNPYIPGVIEALTKLGLVEESQGARVIFIEGVNIPLIVVKSDGGFNYASTDLAALWYRLNEEKAEWIIYVTDVGQQQHFDMVFSAAKRAGWLPSDGSTYPKASHVGFGLVLGEDGKRFRTRSSEVVRLVDLLDEAKSRSKATLIERGKAEEWTADELEQTAEAVGYGAVKYADLKNNRLTNYTFNFDQMLNDKGNTAVYLLYAHARICSIIRKSGKDIEELKKMGSLVLNHADERALGLHLLQFSEVVEEACSNLLPNVLCEYLYNLSEYFTKFYSNCQVVGSAEETSRLLLCEATATVMRKCFYLLGIVPVYKI; encoded by the exons ATGATAGCCATAGGGTCCTTAACCCTTCTACTGGCGCCGGTTTCTTCTTCCTCGTTCCTCTCCTTAAATCGACTCTCTAGTTTTCACTCTTCTTCCTCACTTTCTGCCTCTG ACCTTTTGAGGGCAACATCTAGAAGGCTTGCGTTGGCAACAAAGACTCGTACAGTAGCAAGCATGGCTAAG GAAGAAGCAAATGTGGGCAATGTAAAGCGACAATTAGCTAAACTGTTTGAGGAATCACTTAAAATAACGGTACCTAATGAGCCAGATGTAGAACCATTAGTTGCTGCCTGCACTGCTAAATTCGGTGATTACCAATG CAATAATGCCATGGGTCTATGGTCCAAAATCAAAGGAAAGGGTACTGAGTTTAGGGGTCCCCCATCAGTTGGACAG GCCATCATGAAAAATCTTCCTCTGTCTGAAATGATAGAATCTTGCTCTGTGGCAGGACCTGGATTTGTGAATGTTGTGTTAGCAAAGAATTGGATAGCTAAG ACTATTCAGAAGATGCTAATTGATGGTATTGAAACATGGGCACCAAGGCTTCATGTAAAAAAGGCCGTGGTCGACTTTTCCTCACCTAATATTGCAAAAGAAATGCACGTTGGTCATTTGAGATCTACTATTATCGGTGACTCACTAGCCCGAATGCTTGAATTTTCCAATGTTGAAGTTCTTAGGCGGAATCATGTTGGTGACTGGGGTACACAG TTTGGTATGCTGATTGAATATCTCTTCGAGAAGTTTCCAAATTTTGAAGATGTTAATGAAACTGCCATTGGAGATTTACAG GCATTCTACAAGGCATCCAAACAGCGATTTGACTCTGATCCTGCTTTTAAGGAGAGAGCGCAAAAGGCTGTGGTTCGGCTCCAG GGCGGGGAACCCAAGTATTACCAGGCTTGGGCACAGATATGTGAGATCAGTCGAAGAGAGTTTGATAAGGTCTATCAACGGCTTAGAGTTCAGCTAGAGGAGaag GGGGAAAGTTTTTATAATCCGTATATTCCTGGGGTGATTGAGGCATTGACGAAGCTAGGGTTAGTTGAAGAAAGTCAGGGTGCTCGTGTGATCTTTATTGAAGGGGTTAACATACCTCTCATTGTTGTTAAGAGTGATGGTGGTTTCAACTATGCTTCAACAGATCTAGCTGCACTCTG GTATCGTCTTAATGAAGAGAAGGCTGAATGGATTATTTATGTTACTGATGTTGGTCAGCAGCAACATTTTGATATGGTGTTCAGC GCTGCCAAACGTGCTGGTTGGCTTCCATCTGATGGTAGTACTTATCCTAAAGCTAGCCATGTGGGTTTTGGCCTTGTTCTTGGAGAAGATGGCAAGCGTTTTCGGACTCGTAGCAGTGAAGTAGTTCGGTTAGTTGATTTACTTGATGAAGCCAAGAGTCGCAGTAAAGCAACACTAATTGAGCGTG GTAAGGCTGAAGAATGGACTGCGGATGAGCTGGAGCAAACTGCTGAGGCAGTTGGTTATGGTGCTGTTAA GTACGCTGACCTGAAGAACAACAGATTGACcaattatacatttaattttgatCAGATGCTTAATGATAAG GGAAATACTGCTGTTTATTTGCTGTATGCTCATGCACGGATTTGTTCCATCATCAGGAAATCTGGCAAAGATATTGAAGAGTTGAAGAAG ATGGGATCATTAGTGTTGAATCATGCGGATGAGCGTGCGTTGGGACTTCATTTGCTACAATTTTCTGAG GTTGTTGAGGAGGCCTGCTCTAATCTTCTGCCGAACGTCTTGTGTGAATATCTTTACAATTTATCTGAATActtcacaaaattttattccaATTGTCAG GTTGTTGGGTCAGCTGAGGAAACAAGCAGACTTTTACTTTGTGAAGCAACAGCAACAGTTATGAGGAAATGCTTTTATCTTCTTGGGATTGTGCCCGTTTACAAGATATGA